A window of Streptomyces sp. NBC_01224 genomic DNA:
AGCGGCATGGTGGCGCCGACGGAAACCGCCACGTACACGAAGAGGACCAGCCACGCGGCGCCGAGCGTCAGGGAGAGGACGACGGCGAGGGCGCCGAGGAAGGCGATCGTCGTGTGGACGGCGCGCCGGTCCAGGGCCTTCGACGTATGGCGGAAGACCAGGACCAGATAGGCCCCGACGAAGACCAGCAGACCGAGTGCGCCCAGCGCGGTCGCCCACGGGGTGTGGTCGCCGTCGGCCAGATCCTTGACCGGGGCGCTCATGAAGGCGAGCCAGATGCCGATCCAGAACAGCTTGATCCACACCTGTCGACGGCCCGTCGCCGCGAACCCGATGCCTACGGACGTCTCCTCGTCGTTCACGCCTTCAGGGTGTCCTTCCGGTAGAGCCAGGCCGCGCCGCCCGCGAAGACCAGGAAGTAGGCGCAGAGAATGGCGACGTCCTTGGCATGCGGCGAGCCGCCCATCTCGATCGCCTGACCGAGAGAAGCGTACGCGTGGGTGGGGAGCCACTCGGAAATGTTCTGCAGCCACTGCGGGAAGGTCGCGCTGGGCATCCACAGACCGCCGAGGATGGAGAGGCCGAAGTAGATGATCATCGTGATCGGGCGGACCGCGTCACCGCTGGCGATGTAGCCGATGGCGACTCCGAGCGCGGCGAAGACCAGCGAACCGGCCCAGATGACCCCGGCCAGCGCGAACCACTGCCAGGTGTCCAGCCGTACGTGCTTGACGCCGGCGGCGACCAGGAACACGACCACGATGCAGGGCAGGGTGACCATCGCCGCGCTGGCGATCTTCGCCAGGACGTAGCCGCGGCTGGGCAGTGCGGTGAGCCGGAGCTGGCGGACCCAGCCCTTCTCGCGCTCCTTGGCGATGCGTTCGCTGTTGCCCATGAGGACGGCGGTCAGCGCGCCGAAGGAGGCCATCGAGACCATGAAGAAGGCCTGGAGGGTGAGATCGCTGTGCGGGACCGTGTCGGTGGTGTTCCGGGTGCCGGAGATCAGCAGATAGATCACCGACGGGTAGATGACCGAGAAGAACATGAACTTCTTGTTCCGCAGGGTGCGGGTCACTTCGAGCCTGATCAGAGTATTCATGCGGTCCTGGCCTCCTCGGCCTCGGTGATGGCGACGAAGGCCTGCTCCAGGCCGAGTCCCGCGACTTCGAGCTCGCGCGGGTAGAGGCCGAGTGCGTAGACGGCGTGGACGGTCGCGTCGGCGTTGTGCGACTGGATACGGACCCGGTTGCCGGAGATGTCGAGCGCGGAGAGGAACGGCAGGGCGCGCAGGGCCGCATCGTCGACCGGGCCCTCCAGCTCGAAGGAGATCCGGCGGGCGCCGGCCTTCGCCTTGATCTCGGCGGCGCTGCCGTCTGCGAGCAGCCGGCCCTTGTGGAGGACGAGGACGCGGTCGGCGATCGCGTCGGCCTCTTCGAGGTAGTGGGTGGCGAACAGGACGGTACGGCCCTGCTCGGCCTGCTCCCGCATCGTGGCCCAGAAGGCCTGGCGGGCGGTGACGTCCATGCCGGTGGTCGGCTCGTCGAGGACGATCAGGTCGTTGGCCCCGGCGGTGGCGAGCGCGAACCGTACGCGCTGCTCCTGACCGCCGGAGAGCTTGTTGACCAGGCGGTCGGCGATCTGCGCGATGCCGGCCCGGGACAGCACCTCGCCCACCGGGTAGGGCCTGGGATGCAGATCGCAGGCGAGGCGGACCAGTTCCTCGACCGTGACGTCCTCCATCAGACCGCCGCTCTGCAGCATCGCGCCGACGCGGCCCGCGGCGATGGCGCCCTGCGGGGTCCTGCCGAAGACCTGGACGGAACCGGAGTCGGCGGTGCGCAGGCCGAGCAGCAGGTCCAGGGTGGAGGACTTTCCGGCGCCGTTGGGGCCGAGGAGCGCGACGGTCTCGCCGGGGTGCAGGTCGAGGGTGAGTCCGTCGACTGCTCGTACCGCTCCGTACGCCTTGCTGACCTGGTCGAAGCGGACCACGGCGGTCTTCGCCCCGGTGGCCTCGGTGGCTGTTGTTGTCATGCGGCCAGCGTGGCGGAGAAGGGGGTACGTCCGGCAGGGTCGCGGGTCGTGGAAACGGGATGACAGATGTCATGCCGCGCGCATGACGCCGCTGTCGTGCCGGACGTCCGCGGAACACGACGCCACTGCAGTTCCGTACGCCGCCGAACACGACGCCGCCCCCGGCCGGGGGTCCGGACGGGGGCGGTTGTGCGGTGCGGTTCGCCGCGGTGGGGCGGTTATCCGTTTCCGTTCAGGCTGATCGTGGCGATCCGCTCGGCGGGGGTCCTGCCGAGCAGCGCGGTCTGCATGGCCTGCGCCACATCGTCCGCACTGAGCTGGTGCTTCTTGCCGTCACCCTTGGTGATCATGATGCCGTCGAAGACGCCGTCACAGAGGGTGTCGATGGCCTTCTTGTCGTAGTGCTCGACCAGTCGGCCCTTGACCGGCACCATCGTGAGGATCTGCGGCAGCGACTTCGCCGGGCCGAACTGGATCTGCTTGGGCCCGGCCTTGATGGTGACCAGGCCGGACATCGCGGGCTTCGCAAAGTCCTTCATCGCCCGGTCCAGTTCGGCCTGGCTGATGGTGGGCTCCCGGGTGGTGACCGGCAGTTCGACAGTGGCCGGCTTGCCCGTCTGCACCTGGGCCCGGTACGCGTCGCGCACCGAGATCATCGACTGGTTGACGTCCAGCGCCTTGCCCGACTTGCCGGGTACGGCGACGGCCTTGCCCGGCTCGAACCTGATCGTGCCGTCGTTGGCCGAGCCGGAGACACCGGCCAGGTCCGTCAGCGCGACACCGAGCTTCTCCTCGTCGACCGGGATCACCGGGTCGACGGCGCGCTTGCCGCCGAAGAGGGAGCCGATGACGGAGACCGGGTTGTAGTCGCTGCCCGCGGCGGAGCGCACGGTCTCCTGGCTGTCCAGGCCGAGCCCGGCCTTGTCCGGTGCGAGCTCGGCCTTCTTGCCGTCCACGGAGAGCTGGAGGGGGGTCTCGGCGCGCTTGCCGAGGGCGGCGTCCAGCTTCGCGACGCCCTCCTCCTTCGTGCCGCCGCCGATGTCGACGCCGAGGACGGTGGTGCCCTTGGGGACGTCGGAGTGGTTCATCAGCAGTCCGGCGCCGTACGCGACACCGAGCAGACCGACGACGCCGGCGCAGAGGAGGACCAGCTTGGAGCGGCCCTTCTTCTTCGCGGGCGCGGGCGCCGGGGCGGGGCGTGCGGCGGGGGCGGGCGCCGGGGCGGCGGGACCGCCGGGTCCTGCCGGTCCGGTGCCCATCGCGTCGTCCGGGATACGCGGCGTCAGATCGGGACGCCCGCCACCGGGGCCGCCCGCGCTCGGGAACGGGGACGGCGAGCGGCGCTCCGGCGGAACGACGGGGATGCCGCTGGTGAGCGTGTCACCGGAGACGTTGCCGCCGGGCCCGGCGGAGGCCGGAGCCGCGAACTGGGGCGTCAGCACCGCTGTGTCGTCGGACATCCGCGGGGGCACGCCACCGGATGCGCCGGGACCCTGCGGGCCCGCGGGACCACCGGAGCCTCGCGAACCGCCGGGGCCCGGACCGCCCGCTCCGTCGAGGTTCGGGGTGAGGGACGAGGCACCGGTGACCGGGCCCGTGGTGGGCCCGGAGGGGCCCGGCGTACGCACCCCGAGGTTCGGCGTGGGGCGCGGGCCGGCTACGGGGCCGCCGTGGCTGAACTCGTCGAGGGCGCTGCGACCGGGGCGGGGCGCGTCCTGGTCGCCCGTGCGCTGCGGGCCGTCCGAGAAGTACGGCAGGTCGGCGCGGGGCGGGGTGGGCGCCTCGCCCGTGGGGCCGTCGGCGCCACCGGCCGCGCTGCCGCTGCCGCCGACGACCGAGGTGTTCGTGGGGGCCTTGCGCGGGGCGAACCAGTCGCTGCCGCTCTTCTCCCTGGCCGGCTTGTCGGCAGCCGGTTCCGCGGGCGCGGAACCGGCTCTCGCCTCGGCGCCCGGGTCGGCGTCGGACGCACCCGACGCGCCGCCCGGCGCGGGCGAGCCGGGGCGCGGAATGCTGCCCGTGCGCTCGGCTTCGGCCGTGTCGGCGTCGCTCATGGGCGTACGCATGACAACCGGCGGGATGGGACGCGAGCCCGGAATGTTGATCCGGATGCGCGTCGTCAGCGTCGTCTCGGTCCTCGGCTCCTCGGACTGAGGCGGGTCCGCAGGCTCAGGGGCCCCCTCCGGGGCGTCCTGCGAAGGGTGCAGCGACGGATACTGGCGGGATCCGTACGGCGGCGTCCCCGAGGGGTACGCGGCTCCCCCGCGCCCCTGGGGCCCGGAGGACGAACTGTCAGTTTCACGACTCAAAGCAGGTTCTCCCGATTGGCTCCGCCGCCCGTACTTCCCCCATGCCGCAGGCCAGGGGACGGCTCGGCGCGCGAACCACCATACTGGCCGCCGCCGACAGACACCCCGCGACCGGGGGAAACGACTGCGTGACCACCGGACGGACAAGGGGCATTACGGGATCGGACGTGGCACATTACTTGCCAGGTCGGCCGCTGTCGGCGCCCGGTCGAGGCGACCGCGACATCGTGGCACAGATCACAGAGATCGCCATCCCGCCCAGCATGAAAAGGGTGAGGCCCAGTTCATCGCCGAAGACATAGTCGCCTTCCGGTCGTCCGCCGAGCAGAAGAAGGACCGAAATCAGCCAGCCCGCCGCGGGTGCCAGGGCGCCGAGCTGGGTGCCGAAGACGCAGCTCCCGCCGTAGAACAGCCCGGCGCAGGCGACCAGCGCGAGCAGCAACCCGCCGGGGAACCAGGCGGCTTGGACGAGCGCCCCGGCAATCCCGACGAGCGCGCCGAGAACGGCGAGGCCCGCATAGGCGGCGATCCGCCCGGGGTTGAGGGGCGCGGCGAGACCGGTGGCCCGCACGTCCCCGGAAGGTGCGCCGGTGCGCGGTGTGCGCTGCTTGCCGCTCATTGTCCCGCCCCCGGTACACCGGCGAACAGGTCGTCTTCGCGCGCCCCTTGAGGAGCCCCGGAGGCGCCATGTACCAACTCGTAGTACTCGGTGGTGAAGACGGGCTGGCCGAGGTCGTTGGAGAGGGCGAAGAAGGGGCCGTCCACGGCGATCTGCGTGACATGGGCCCGCATCGCCGCGCGTTTGGCCGCCGCATGGGCGGAGCCGTCGATCTGCGCGGTGATCCTCCTGTCGTCGACCACACCCGGTACGTCGTCGATGGCGGCGATCCCCGGGAAGGGGTCCGGCACCGTGTCCCGCAGGCGCGCGAAGCCCTCTTCGGCGACCGAACGCGGCACCCGGTTCCAGTAGATCTTGGCGACGGCGTGCGCCGCGCCCGCTCCGGTGCGGTACGCAGGATCGGCGGCGAGCTCCGCCGCGCGCATCGCGACGCGGTGCGCCTGGATGTGGTCGGGGTGCCCGTAGCCGCCGTCGGGGTCGTAGGTGACGAGGACCTGCGGGCGCACCGAGCGGATCACCTCCACGAGGTACTGGGCTGCGTCGTCCACGTCCGCGTCCCAGAAGGCGCCGGGGCGGTGATTCTGCTCGGCTCCCATCATTCCGGAGTCGCGGAAGCGTCCTGGGCCGCCGAGGAGCCGGTGGTCGGTGACCCCGAGCTCCTTCATCGCCGTGGCGAGTTCGCCCTGGCGGTAGGGGCCCAGGGTGTCGTCCCGGTCTGCCGCGAGATGGGCGAGCGGGGGCGGGATGATCTCGCCCTCCTCGCCGAGCGTGCAGGTCACCAGGGTGACCTGGGCACCCTCGGCCGCATACCTGGCCATGGTGGCGCCGTTGTTGATCGACTCGTCGTCGGGGTGCGCGTGCACCAGGAGCAGACGCCGGGCGGGATGGTCCGTCATGGGGACCAGCCTACGAGCCGGGCAGGCCCTGGACCGACCGCGCCCGCGCACGAGCCGCCGACGAGCCGGGTCTCAGAACTTGAGGCTTCCGATCATCCCGGCCACATTCGTGGTCAGGTTCGAGATGCTGGGCGCAATGGACGAGCTGGCGAGATAGAAACCGAGCAGCGCGCAGACCACCGCATGTCCGCCCTTCAGTCCGGATTTCCGGATCAGCAGGAAGACGACGATCGCCAGCAGCACCACCGCCGAAATCGAGAGTGCCACGGCGGTTCACCTCCATCAGTACGGTCGGGACGGGCAGCACACATGGAGCCAGCAGGTTCATACCCACCAAGCGCTACGGATCATAACTATCCGTGGCACCGCATTGATCGGGGCACAGCAGCACGAGGGGCGCACGACCGGGCGGTCGGGGACTAGGTTCAGGCCCATGACTTCGCAGAAGATCTCATTTCCGCGTCAGCACGCCAGGACGATGCGATTCACCCTCGGCGCTCCCCGTGCGTTCACCGTTTCACCCGACGGGGAGCGGGTGATCTTCCTGCGGTCGGGCTCCGGCACGGACCGGACGGGCCGGCTGTGGGTGCTGGATCTGCCGGAGGGCGGTACGCCGAAGGAGCGCGTCGTCGCCGACCCCGAGACGCTGCTCGGCGGTTCGGCGGAGCGGCTGTCGGCCCAGGAGCGGGCCCGGCGCGAGCGCAGCCGTGAAGGTTCGTCGGGGATCGTCGGCTACGCGGTCGACGCGGCAGCCGAGTTGGCCGCTTTCGCGCTCTCCGGGAAGGTGTACGTCGCGGAGTTGCGGGCGGGTACGGCGCGTGCGCTGCCGGTGCCGGGCCCGGTGATCGACCCGAGGCCGTCACCGGACGGGCGCCGC
This region includes:
- a CDS encoding ABC transporter permease produces the protein MNTLIRLEVTRTLRNKKFMFFSVIYPSVIYLLISGTRNTTDTVPHSDLTLQAFFMVSMASFGALTAVLMGNSERIAKEREKGWVRQLRLTALPSRGYVLAKIASAAMVTLPCIVVVFLVAAGVKHVRLDTWQWFALAGVIWAGSLVFAALGVAIGYIASGDAVRPITMIIYFGLSILGGLWMPSATFPQWLQNISEWLPTHAYASLGQAIEMGGSPHAKDVAILCAYFLVFAGGAAWLYRKDTLKA
- a CDS encoding ABC transporter ATP-binding protein: MTTTATEATGAKTAVVRFDQVSKAYGAVRAVDGLTLDLHPGETVALLGPNGAGKSSTLDLLLGLRTADSGSVQVFGRTPQGAIAAGRVGAMLQSGGLMEDVTVEELVRLACDLHPRPYPVGEVLSRAGIAQIADRLVNKLSGGQEQRVRFALATAGANDLIVLDEPTTGMDVTARQAFWATMREQAEQGRTVLFATHYLEEADAIADRVLVLHKGRLLADGSAAEIKAKAGARRISFELEGPVDDAALRALPFLSALDISGNRVRIQSHNADATVHAVYALGLYPRELEVAGLGLEQAFVAITEAEEARTA
- a CDS encoding DUF6113 family protein gives rise to the protein MSGKQRTPRTGAPSGDVRATGLAAPLNPGRIAAYAGLAVLGALVGIAGALVQAAWFPGGLLLALVACAGLFYGGSCVFGTQLGALAPAAGWLISVLLLLGGRPEGDYVFGDELGLTLFMLGGMAISVICATMSRSPRPGADSGRPGK
- the mshB gene encoding N-acetyl-1-D-myo-inositol-2-amino-2-deoxy-alpha-D-glucopyranoside deacetylase, with protein sequence MTDHPARRLLLVHAHPDDESINNGATMARYAAEGAQVTLVTCTLGEEGEIIPPPLAHLAADRDDTLGPYRQGELATAMKELGVTDHRLLGGPGRFRDSGMMGAEQNHRPGAFWDADVDDAAQYLVEVIRSVRPQVLVTYDPDGGYGHPDHIQAHRVAMRAAELAADPAYRTGAGAAHAVAKIYWNRVPRSVAEEGFARLRDTVPDPFPGIAAIDDVPGVVDDRRITAQIDGSAHAAAKRAAMRAHVTQIAVDGPFFALSNDLGQPVFTTEYYELVHGASGAPQGAREDDLFAGVPGAGQ